AATTTGCCAACTGCTGAGTGGTCCACTGATTGGTAACGACGGCGACGTGAGCATCTGCTAGCCCCTTGTTGTTTGGATCATTCGAGAATGGTTCCTTTAGTAGGGAGTAACCGTTGATTTTCAAGAACATATCAGCCGCCACTAAGGCGGTGCGTTTGTTCCCGTcctgaaagggatgattTTTCATCAATTTCTCAGCAAAGTTCGCAGCAAGCTGGAAAACATCTTCGGTCTTTGCGTAGTGTTTCAAATTCATCGGCGAATAGATTGCAGACTCCAGCAAGGTGGGCTGGACCGGAGCAGAACGGGGAATGACAAGTAATGTATGGAGTAGCTCAACTTGTTTGGTTGTTAGAAACCAAAGCCTCTTTGTGGCCATTTCCAAAGAAAGCAGATGTGACAATAAATGGAGTCGGATGTTCAAATAGATTTGTGATTGAAATAAGCAACCTGTCAAGGCCTCTGAGAGTTCTAACAGAAAACACAGTCCAACTTCAACGAAAGGGAAGATGCACATCTTTATATTACTTTCAGATGCTACCTACACGGTGTTTCGTTGCAGCAGACAGACTCGAACAGGGActctgttggatgcctcaggcatcacatgtaggatagaccaactagatggtcttccttccactctcaccttctctctctccccgtccatccaattgaatactgttttacctgcatacatactatcattgtatttgcatcaggttatgagcctcttctgctagctggaccactagcaactcttttctctgaagccattttcaactggagacttttgacgatctgaccccactgtggacccacctctgtgtgggacacaacattcagatccagccaataacatctaggaaatccttcgagccccgccggcaaaagctccgtttagctttaacatccaatcatggccgacaccgagacggacaacgagggggacaccaaccctcacccgcttgatgcaccaacccattggaacccccagatcccgtcctttaacaatccgatccaattcacacaggatgacagtgatagtgaagatgaggacaacacaccgccccatcagggacatggtcttccagcgattgcaatgaccaaaatccagaaagttcggacactggaacacaatgacactgatccaagtggttggaaacaggcactggcttaccagctgatcccatatgcattggaatggttgttagacagcaacattcccagacctcacaagtcgcatacttcattcggaagatggaagtactggtctcgcttggttgctagctggatgtacaaccagatcgacgtcaccctacagaacaaactacgcaacctgtccaagatgcctaaatacgccgatcaactgtatgacgaactcatgtcaatgacacaaggaagtgatcggatgcagacagcgttgatcgagatgcggaagtttgacaagatgaaacgatcggactacaactcggcaagcgagtacattgaggaataccagcgacagtaccacgtgctagctagattcaaagcagcaccacacccatcacacagcttatcacaagttcttcaaaacattgaactggaagtcatgaaagtacagttcattagggaggaagttgcaagtctagagcctaagaaactcaccctcgacaaggtggaggagtactggagagcacttcaagcagcagctgacatggaaggtgtcgctaatgctacttacaacaacaatgccggccgaggccgaggcaatggaagaggtggtcgtggaggaaaccgaggtggccgaggtggtcacaacaacaacggtcacaatgacgacaacacccaatccaacaaagataccaatgctgtcgaggatgatacagctactgctaaaaagaagaagaagaagggtcttcgcaagcagcctgccgatggcaaagacattcatgaatacgcaaaggagatgcgtaatggcacacaaaaggatgacaacaacatgtgctcattctgtggctttggaccacacactgcgaagagatgtgcctatctcagtGCGAACCCTCAagtttcgtgggaaccgtccggcaacctctgggcctattcaaaggcaatccagagagctcaacgtcaagatggacagaacaatatggttgttgcagctgccaattctgttgataggaggaacgattggttgcttgacactggatctgacaagacattgacgcatgacatcgaagactttcacacataccaactggatcatcctgacactgcctatgcgtacaaagactactctggcaatagagttgtcacgctaggtcatggtcaaatcattgtgagaactgctctgccagggagaaatggtaagacgcactcgtttatgacaactggttactatactcaaggaggacacggcaagctattaggcatgcaaaagcttcttgaaaagcaagacatctcttatgacacacgtactaagtatctcacaaatggtgagggtgacattgtggggtatgcAGATACATCAGctggtgtcccgtaccttgtcagtccaaaagacgacgatgaccccaatgaggacaaatctgacatagattccgattctgatgatgaagaaattggattcgtgaacaaagtgactgcgtacgagatccaccgacgtctcggaaatgctggaaaagcacgaattgcctccacattacaacatgctgaacagctaggtgatgatgaacaatacggctcggagcatttcgactgtgatgcctgtttccaaggtaaatcaaagctcaaaatttctcgtcaaccacaggcaagggtgcaggatgtggcatggaaattccacgtagatacacaaccaatgaagcctaccggaccaaatggagagaactactggttgccagtcgtcgacgatgcatctcgactgatccagggaatcatgttgaagaacaaaagtgatgcctactataagcttactgcgttctgtgagaagatcaaattgctcactggcagatacccaggcatctggcgaatggatggtggcacagagttcaaagagttcatcaaatggggtgagaagcatggtatgactttcgagatcacaccaccatacactgctgaaccaaatggcaccgtggagcgcttcggtggacatatcaacgacatccagagaacgatgattattgatgcaaagatgacggaagagatgtggccgtatgcgacagacacagccatctacatctacaacagactgatcaatccgaaaaccaagatctcgccgctaacacattggcgtcaagagctcgagattccaaacgcagagccttctttgaagcaccttaaaccatggggaacaactgcatacgttcatattccgaagcctaagaggattcaggctaggaaagcagcacccagagcatggaaaggaaagctcgttggttatgagggggacggtggtcatgtttacaaagtatgggatccagctactaggaaactagtggtatctcgtgatgttggctttccacaacccggagatgacgtGGACGGATGGAACCTGCAAAGATTGCGTCCATAATCTTGTAAGCTTCACGGATCCGACAAGAATCTTAAGAAATGTATCATTTGAAAAAGTTGATTGAACGAATCCCAGTCTTGACACATTGAATTTTCTTAGTAGAAGTGAATCAGAGAGAACTAGAGACCACATTCGTATGGATGAGACTCCAAAGCATAGCTATTGTGAACCTCAAAAATCATGCCTAAATCATCCAGAAggtctttttttcaaaggGGTGGATTTTATTACCCGATCCTATTGACTCGAGATGATTGGTACTTAAGACCCTTGGTTTTCAAGGGCTGTACAGTGAAAAAGTGGAACAAAAATTCGACCGAAAAAGTGGGAGTCGTCGAGCATTTGCCATAAATCCAAATCACCTCTCAACCCACCATAATCCACTCATCGACCTCCAAGTTTTCGAGTGGAGCGGAGTGGAGAGTCAGCCCACTGTGTGGACCCAGAGCGGATCCTTGAGACTTTGACACTTGAGACAATTTAGGCACTCCACCGATGGCCTCTGTCTCACAACATGGCTGCAGGTTTTCAAAGAGCGACAAGATCTACACAAGGCTATGAAGAGATTCGATTCCTCTACACCTTCTTATAATCCTACACGGTCTTCTCGTTCTTCTGAATCaccatttttcttttgcccTCTATGAGCACCCACTAGCGAAGTAAACTTGGTGGCTGGTGCCATAACTGTCTATCTGGTCAAGCAGTCACACAGCGAAGAGGCAAGCGACTGGATCCTCGTCACTCTGCCAGTCATGGTATCGCCTTTTGAAGGTCGaatatcatcatcacctcGAGGaggcataaaaaaaaatgctgTGGTACTTATTGGCGGATTATTTTAAGGTCCCGATGGACAAGTCTGAAGCCCCCACAGCGGAGGCCAAGCCCATGGACTTGGCTGGTTGCGCCACGGATGAGAAGCCGACGTGGTCGAAAATAGTGGCCAAGCGTGGTGGTGAAACCGGCGTTAATGCTGATGAACTGGCACCGTTAGGATGTACGATCTAGTAGATGAGACCATAAAGGCACAATTTGTTAGCACCGTCAGCAAGGCTCGCACGCTTGGCTGGAACCGCAGTGATGATACTTGTCGAACGCGGTTGCTTGATTCGCCGGCCGCATGCTAGCCTGTTCTCTATTCTTCTCCGGAAAGAGCTAATAGCAAAAAAAGAGTCAGGCCAGAGTCCTCTATTTGGATTGCATGCCTCATAATTGGTAATTAGGCATGCTATACTCGCCATATGGGACTCCAGAGTGCTTGTAGAAGGGTGGGGAGGTTGGCGGTGAATCATCCATATTACAGGATCTAGAAACAGCTAGCTACAGTCACTTTTACCTGCGTGATTTGGAACATGAATAATCAGAGGAAAGAAACGAGACGATGACTGGCTTCAGGGATTTTCTGTGGAGTTCTTATCGCGAGAAATGAAACGTCTAGCCCTTTTCCAGGCATGGCTCAAGCGTGGCTTCAACCTTCGGAGTTAACTGTTAGCCCCGAACATGGCAACGAAAGTCCAATATCCCCAATCGCCGCATCTTGTTCTAAAACGCCGAATCTCAAATCTTTCTACTCTATCCTGGCTCACGCACAAATCACCTGCATCCGACCAACCGGTGCGGCCTTTGTTTTCGGAAGTGCGTTACACTCCATCGCACCTGGATCAACTCCACTTAATCAAATGCTACCCCAAAAGGGTACCGAATGTCCTGTATAAATTTCCTTTGCGTGTAAATGGGGTCTCTCATTACCATTCAGGCTACGCCCAGAAGCTAAAGGGGGACAGAAAAAATAACGGAGGAGTGAAATTTCATGCTTAAAACCTAGGGCCAATCACCTAAAATTATATTCTCAATCAAGATTATTATCCGCCTAAGGAAACCTATGAGTTGCCTATTAAGAAGTAGTTTTCGATACTAAAACCTCGTTTTTGCGAAGAAAGATTCTATTTCCACTTCTTGGGATTAAAAAGGTACTGCTCTATAGTATATCTCTTCTCACGGGAGGCCACCATCAGTACTTCTACCAAATTAGGTTGATTTACATCTCCATAATTTAAAATTACTCATCTCTTCGTAAATGTTTCAACTTGCGTGTGACTTGACATATCTTTTCAATTGAATCCATGCTTTTGACTGACATCGGGAATATCAGAATTCAGTTAAACTATCTTGAATTGTATTTCTCACATCATATGAACTATTCTCTAGATTCATCTGGCCTGTTCACTAGGTACGCTCCAAAAATTTGAAAAGGCTACCGATTACACTCAAGGGATATTGCGCGGACCTAACCAATTTTGAATAGTCCAATTCTCACCATGCTGGAGGGTCTTCTCCATTTCCTCCTCGTGGTTCTCTGGTACCTTTTGGTGCTAGCATACTGCCTTTTAGGGTCGGGCGAAAAGGCATTTTGGTGCTCACAGCCCGATCCTCTTAGTACCAAGCTGCACACCATGCGACAAGATTCCATTCACTTGTTTGGCTGCCGGCCAAACTGTGTGCGCGAATTCAGACACCGCCAATTTATTCTCAGTCAACGATTCTGATCTCACGGATGGCTCGACGAGCAGCGCCGCGTGGAACCTACGGTCTCTAACAACCACCGCCCGAAAAAAACGAGGCTGGCTATGAATGAACTTCTCCATTACAACTAGATTGTAGCTTGTAAAATAGAAATAAAGCACACTAGCGCCATTAGTGATTCAGAGTTTAGAGTAGTAACATGGGAAATATCGACGATCGAGGGTCGATCTTGGCACAAAAAGGAGTTGGTTTATTCGCTGAAGGGATCTACACTAGATGTTTTCGGCGCTACTCTCATGtataaaaataaaaacaaAAGCGCCATGCCTGCTAAGAAAAGTGGCACTTAGCCAAGAGGCGTGAAATTTCACATGGTCACAAATGGTAGTGACGGTTGAATGGCCACGATTGTGCATGGTGTTCAGGGGGAGAATAGTATAATTAAGATTGATACATTGCTTTTTACTTAGCTTGAATCAATTGAGTACCACTTGATTCATCAATTGATCCTAGCCGAGTTCACTTTCCAGCTCTGGTTTACGCCTACAGAAAAGGCTAAGTATGCTACACAACGGGCTGCTATATGTAATGTTATTAATTGAGCAAAGTTATAATAACAATGACGTGGATGTGAATGATTGATGGATTGACGTGGCTAATTGAAAATGATTGACTGGACATACATGGCCAGGCACTGATTTAGAGTgacaactttttttttaccacCACAGCAAACGGCCTTGAGAGTCTCCTTCATTTGGGTACACGTTGTAACCTCTTCCTGACGAGAAGTCTCCTTCAGAGACACTCCTGCGGAGACTCTTGTCGACCAAGAccgtttcttttctttccccctcttTTAAAGTTGAAGCGTTATAGATAGTCGAACTTGAatgtttggatttggatatttggatttggatatttggatttggatatttggatttggacatttggatttggatacTTGTTTGATGCGGTTTATCGAAATAGTGAAGTGGACGTGGCCAAGGGCTGATATTGAGCAACAACTTTTCTTTACCACCACAGCAAACGGTCTTGAGAGTCTCCTTCATTTGGGTACACGTTGTAACCTCTTCCTGACGAGAAGTCTCCTTCAGAGACACTCCTGCGGAGACTCTTGTCGATCAAGACcgattcttttctttcctcctcTTTTAAAGTTGAAGCGTTGTAAATGGCCGAATGTggatgattgaatgattgaatgattgaatgattgaatgattgaatgattgaatgattgaatgattgaatgattgaatgattgaatgattgaatgattgaatgattgaatgattgaatgattgaatgattgaatgattgaatgattgaatgattgaatgattgaatgattgaatgattgaatgattgaatgattgaatgtggttttctttttttttttttctgtttttttttttttttctttttttttcgaccCTTTTTTGACATTTTGGGTTTGTTGTTTTATTTTAATTttcatttttgattttcgtGTTGGTTTCAAATTCCCTGTCGTTGCAAGCCTACCGATTATTCGGAAGCCGAAGGCTGTCATGGCAAGGCTGGACGTGACTTgggtggacgtgacctgagtggacgtgacctgagtggacgtgacctgagtggacgtgacctgagtggacgtgacctgagtggacgtgacctgagtggacgtgacctgagtggacgtgacctgagtggacgtgacctgagtggacgtgacctgagtggacgtgacctgagtggacgtgacctgagtggacgtgacttgTGTGGACGTGACTTGTGTGGACGTGACTTGTGTGGACGTGACTTGTGTGGACGTGACTTGTGTGGACGTGACTTGTGTGGACGTGACTTGGGTATCAGACATGTTGAAGGGACATGCTGTGATATGGGTGGGTCGTCTGAAGATGAATGTAAgtgaggaaagaaaagaaagctgGAAGTGGACAGCATAACTGACCAGTCATGTGATGGATGTGGACGGGACAAAGGCCAATGCATTGAGCATGGTGATGGTAGGCTTCATCTTATCAGATGTGGGAGTGGAAAGATGGATGAAGTGATGTGATGGAAGACCTAATGGAAGATCAAGAGTAGACAAAATTTTTTGATAGAACGATTTTTGTTGGATGGTATGAGAAGTtggggagaggaagaagaaagaaaaaaaaaagagaggggggggggaagtaGAGGGTATTTATACCCCAAGGGTCGGCAGGTACGTTTGTAACGTTTGTACCTGGGGTGTCCTTAATTGGAACCCCGTTTGTCAACTTCCCCTCTTCAAATAATTGCTTGTTGAGCGAAACCCACTTCTCATGGTTATTGAGGTAATATTGTAGTCCTGGATAGTCTCTAGAGTCGTAAAAAGAAGATACGACAGTGTGTACACTCTATAGGCTTATACCCCTGGATAATACCATCGCCGCTCCCATCCATCGACTTAGACGCGTCAAAAGTATCATACCTATAAGTCTGTTCAGCTGAGCTTTATAAAAGTGCACCATTTTGCCAACTGAAGATACAGGTCGTTGAGATGCCGTAAGATTTATAGATCATTAAGGTCACACGCTAAGCCATGTTTAGTATGGCGTGCGTGCACGGTCCTTGCATTATGCAGTGCAGCCTTGGCACATGGATACCCATCCCACATGGAGATTTTGATGGACGTGGCATGCGGACACTCCAGCAGCACAAAAATTAAGATGTCCAGATAGTTTTTGGCCATCTTGCGATCTAATACAATCATCTCATCCTCAGCTTCGCTTTATCCGCCAGTGGATTCTCCTAATCGACCTTCTTAGGTGTGATCAGTTGGCCCTCCGACTAAAAGCCAGTGGTCTCGATTGCTGAAAGGTGCACAACTAATTTTGGATTTGTCTAACCATCGGATACCGAGCTGGATCACTTTCATTGAGCCTTTATGCTAAGCTGGATTGCCTGGAAATATTGACCGTCCCGGGTGGGCTGGATGATGAATGTAGTCTCCCACAACACTATACATATAACCAACATAGGCTATGCATGGGTTGTACCTAACATTTAGTAAAAGAGAAAAATGGGCCGAATCTAAGATATCAGTAGTCTTTGGGCTCTTTCCAGAACCTTGACGGCAGGGTACCCCAGAGGGCTGCACGGTGCCATCAACTTGAAGTGTTATGAGACCGAGAAGTAATAAATGGCAG
The nucleotide sequence above comes from Penicillium digitatum chromosome 1, complete sequence. Encoded proteins:
- a CDS encoding DOC family protein; translation: MNLKHYAKTEDVFQLAANFAEKLMKNHPFQDGNKRTALVAADMFLKINGYSLLKEPFSNDPNNKGLADAHVAVVTNQWTTQQLANYYKSMAVPVGPLTAQILEYKSSVIEY
- a CDS encoding uncharacterized protein (putative transposable element); this translates as MADTETDNEGDTNPHPLDAPTHWNPQIPSFNNPIQFTQDDSDSEDEDNTPPHQGHGLPAIAMTKIQKVRTLEHNDTDPSGWKQALAYQLIPYALEWLLDSNIPRPHKSHTSFGRWKYWSRLVASWMYNQIDVTLQNKLRNLSKMPKYADQLYDELMSMTQGSDRMQTALIEMRKFDKMKRSDYNSASEYIEEYQRQYHVLARFKAAPHPSHSLSQVLQNIELEVMKVQFIREEVASLEPKKLTLDKVEEYWRALQAAADMEGVANATYNNNAGRGRGNGRGGRGGNRGGRGGHNNNGHNDDNTQSNKDTNAVEDDTATAKKKKKKGLRKQPADGKDIHEYAKEMRNGTQKDDNNMCSFCGFGPHTAKRCAYLSANPQVSWEPSGNLWAYSKAIQRAQRQDGQNNMVVAAANSVDRRNDWLLDTGSDKTLTHDIEDFHTYQLDHPDTAYAYKDYSGNRVVTLGHGQIIVRTALPGRNGKTHSFMTTGYYTQGGHGKLLGMQKLLEKQDISYDTRTKYLTNGEGDIVGYADTSAGVPYLVSPKDDDDPNEDKSDIDSDSDDEEIGFVNKVTAYEIHRRLGNAGKARIASTLQHAEQLGDDEQYGSEHFDCDACFQGKSKLKISRQPQARVQDVAWKFHVDTQPMKPTGPNGENYWLPVVDDASRLIQGIMLKNKSDAYYKLTAFCEKIKLLTGRYPGIWRMDGGTEFKEFIKWGEKHGMTFEITPPYTAEPNGTVERFGGHINDIQRTMIIDAKMTEEMWPYATDTAIYIYNRLINPKTKISPLTHWRQELEIPNAEPSLKHLKPWGTTAYVHIPKPKRIQARKAAPRAWKGKLVGYEGDGGHVYKVWDPATRKLVVSRDVGFPQPGDDVDGWNLQRLRP